The Malus domestica chromosome 06, GDT2T_hap1 genome has a segment encoding these proteins:
- the LOC139196743 gene encoding uncharacterized protein: MLNLNKLDFTALEVFRRNYLKWVQDVKLYLIANNLRPAIEDETDNLVGEAEKATVMIFIQRHIHDALQTEYLADEDPRGLYVTLADQFDHQKDIFLPKARHDWQHLRSQDFKYVNEYSYEVCRIQSLLRFCNETLTE, encoded by the coding sequence atgttgaatttgaacaaactagACTTTACCGCTTTGGAGGTCTTTAGaagaaactacctcaagtgggtccaagatgtgaagctctacCTCATTGCAAATAATTTGCGTCCcgccattgaagatgagacGGACAACCTGGTTGGCGAAGCTGAGAAAGCCACTGTCATGATCTTCATCcaaagacatattcatgacgcACTACAAACCGAGTACCTTGCTGATGAGGATCCACGAGGACTCTATGTCACTTTGGCTGATCAATTTGATCACCAAAAAGACATATTCTTGCCtaaagcaagacatgactggcaGCATTTGCGCTCCCAAGATTTTAAGTATGTGAATGAATATAGttatgaagtttgtcgaatccaatCACTTCTCAGGTTCTGTAACGAGACCTTGACCGAATAG
- the LOC103436933 gene encoding probable methyltransferase PMT14, with protein MGSKHNSSGNRTRSTLSVFVVISLCCFFYLLGAWQKSGFGKGDKIAFQVTKQKDCNVFPDLNSDLNFESHHSIVEMVEPYEPKAKEFKPCDVKYADYTPCQEQDRAMKFPREDMVYRERHCPPEEEKLHCLIPAREGYMTPFPWPKGRDYVHYANVPYKSLTVEKAAQNWVQFQGNVFKFPGGGTMFPQGADAYIDELASVIPIADGSVRTALDTGCGVASWGAYLMKRNVLAMSFAPRDNHEAQVQFALERGVPAVIGVLGSIHLPYPSRAFDMAQCSRCLIPWTANDGMYLKEVDRVLRPGGYWILSGPPINWKTYYKTWKRSKEDVQAEQKQIEALAESLCWDKKYEKGDMAIWKKKVNTKSCRRKSIDLCQTQDADDVWYKKMDTCVTPSPEVTNSNEVAVGELKFPARLYAVPPRIANGLVVGVTTESYQEDNKLWKKHVNVYKRINGLIGTTRYRNVMDMNAGLGGFAAALESRKLWVMNVVPTIAKNTLGVIYERGLIGIYHDWCEGFSTYPRSYDLIHASGVFTLYKNECKLEDILLEMDRILRPEGTVIFRDEVDVLNKVRKIVGGMRWDTKIMDHEDGPLVPEKILVVVKQYWVAGSGNSTSNDE; from the exons ATGGGCTCCAAGCATAATTCTTCAGGAAACAGAACAAGAAGCACGTTATCTGTATTTGTTGTgatttctctttgttgtttcttcTACCTTCTTGGAGCATGGCAAAAGAGCGGTTTTGGAAAAGGAGATAAAATAGCATTTCAAGTAACCAAGCAGAAAGATTGTAATGTCTTTCCTGATTTGAACTCtgatttgaactttgaatcTCATCACAGTATTGTGGAGATGGTTGAACCTTATGAGCCTAAAGCCAAAGAGTTCAAACCTTGTGATGTTAAATATGCTGATTATACTCCTTGTCAAGAACAAGACCGAGCAATGAAATTCCCCAGGGAAGATATGGTATACAGGGAAAGACATTGTCCTCCAGAAGAGGAAAAATTGCATTGTCTTATTCCAGCCCGGGAAGGGTATATGACTCCATTCCCCTGGCCTAAAGGCCGTGACTATGTCCACTATGCCAATGTACCTTATAAAAGCCTCACAGTTGAGAAAGCTGCACAGAACTGGGTGCAATTTCAGGGAAATGTTTTCAAATTTCCAGGCGGAGGAACAATGTTCCCCCAAGGCGCAGATGCATATATTGACGAACTTGCATCAGTTATTCCGATTGCAGATGGCTCTGTCAGGACAGCATTGGACACTGGTTGTGGA GTTGCAAGTTGGGGTGCATACTTAATGAAGAGAAATGTATTAGCCATGTCCTTTGCACCCCGGGACAATCATGAAGCACAAGTGCAGTTTGCATTGGAGCGAGGAGTACCTGCTGTTATCGGTGTGCTTGGATCGATTCATCTTCCATACCCATCTAGGGCCTTTGATATGGCCCAGTGCTCTCGGTGTTTAATTCCATGGACTGCAAATG ATGGAATGTACCTAAAAGAAGTTGATCGGGTCCTTAGACCTGGTGGATATTGGATATTGTCTGGACCTCCAATTAATTGGAAGACCTACTACAAAACGTGGAAGCGGTCTAAGGAGGACGTGCAGGCTGAGCAAAAACAGATTGAAGCACTGGCTGAAAGTCTTTGCTGGGATAAAAAGTATGAGAAAGGAGATATGGCTATCTGGAAGAAAAAAGTAAATACAAAATCCTGCAGAAGAAAGTCTATCGATTTATGCCAGACGCAGGATGCTGATGATGTCTG GTACAAGAAAATGGACACGTGTGTAACCCCTTCTCCTGAGGTAACCAATTCAAATGAAGTAGCAGTAGGGGAGTTGAAGTTTCCTGCAAGGCTTTATGCAGTTCCTCCTCGAATCGCTAACGGTTTAGTTGTAGGGGTTACAACTGAATCTTACCAAGAGGACAATAAACTTTGGAAAAAGCATGTAAATGTTTACAAAAGAATCAACGGATTGATTGGAACAACAAGATATCGAAATGTGATGGATATGAATGCAGGCCTTGGAGGGTTTGCAGCAGCCCTTGAATCTCGAAAATTGTGGGTTATGAATGTTGTGCCTACAATTGCAAAGAATACTTTGGGTGTTATTTATGAGAGAGGTCTAATCGGCATATATCATGACTG GTGTGAAGGCTTCTCTACGTACCCAAGGTCATATGACCTTATTCATGCTAGTGGCGTGTTCACCTTGTACAAGAACGA GTGCAAACTGGAAGACATCCTTTTGGAGATGGATCGCATTTTGCGGCCTGAAGGGACAGTCATCTTCAGGGATGAAGTCGATGTTCTGAACAAGGTTAGGAAGATTGTCGGGGGCATGAGATGGGATACCAAAATTATGGATCACGAGGACGGACCCCTTGTTCCTGAGAAGATATTGGTGGTCGTTAAACAGTACTGGGTTGCCGGCAGTGGAAACAGCACATCCAATGATGAGTAA